One genomic segment of Roseovarius carneus includes these proteins:
- a CDS encoding biopolymer transporter ExbB, whose protein sequence is MDQPDREVEPNFSHPVRQIILMLVVLGLTVFGVFLALPRVLPVFQANPYLNGFIIFVFVIGVLACFWQMFQLIGSVRWLEGFAAQTPGHEMTKAPQLLAPLATLLRQRAKRMQIAQTSARSILDSVAQRIDEAREITRYIVNMLIFLGLLGTFYGLATTVPALVDTIRGLAPQEGEDGVEVFSRLMTGLEGQLGGMGVAFASSLLGLAGSLVVGLLELFASHGQNRFYRELEEWLSTITRVGYAGSEGEGAGGSDAMGGVLDHMNAQMDGLQSLMERSEQARIAADTRMAQLATAVEHLASRMGTTDNDILARIADGQERLVDVLGAREANDGLDAESRMRLRSIDVQMLRILEEISAGRQESMTELRTDLATLTRALERAKAGR, encoded by the coding sequence ATGGACCAGCCGGACCGCGAGGTCGAGCCGAATTTTTCTCATCCAGTGCGCCAGATCATCTTGATGCTGGTGGTGCTTGGTCTGACTGTGTTTGGCGTCTTTCTGGCGCTGCCCCGGGTGTTGCCGGTGTTTCAGGCGAACCCCTATCTCAACGGGTTCATCATTTTTGTTTTTGTTATTGGCGTGCTGGCCTGCTTTTGGCAGATGTTTCAGCTGATCGGGTCCGTCCGCTGGCTTGAGGGGTTTGCCGCGCAGACGCCGGGTCATGAGATGACGAAGGCGCCGCAGCTTCTGGCGCCTCTGGCCACCCTTCTGCGGCAACGGGCCAAGCGGATGCAGATCGCGCAAACCTCCGCACGCTCCATCCTCGATTCCGTGGCGCAACGGATCGACGAGGCGCGCGAGATCACGCGCTACATCGTCAACATGCTGATTTTCCTCGGCCTTTTGGGTACGTTCTATGGTCTTGCCACCACGGTGCCTGCGCTTGTGGACACAATCCGTGGCCTTGCCCCGCAAGAGGGTGAAGACGGGGTTGAGGTCTTCAGCCGTTTGATGACGGGGCTTGAAGGGCAGCTTGGGGGGATGGGTGTGGCCTTTGCCTCATCGCTTCTGGGTCTTGCGGGGTCGCTGGTGGTCGGGCTTTTGGAGCTGTTTGCCAGTCATGGCCAGAACCGCTTTTACCGCGAGCTGGAGGAGTGGCTGTCCACGATCACCCGCGTTGGATATGCGGGCAGCGAGGGCGAAGGCGCTGGCGGCTCAGATGCCATGGGCGGGGTGCTGGATCACATGAACGCGCAGATGGACGGGCTGCAATCGCTGATGGAGCGGTCGGAGCAGGCCCGGATCGCAGCTGACACGCGCATGGCGCAATTGGCCACTGCGGTCGAGCATTTGGCCAGCCGGATGGGCACCACTGACAACGATATTCTGGCACGGATCGCCGACGGGCAGGAGCGTTTGGTCGATGTGCTAGGCGCGCGCGAGGCCAATGACGGGCTGGATGCGGAAAGCCGGATGCGGCTGCGCTCGATTGATGTGCAGATGTTACGCATTCTGGAGGAGATCAGCGCGGGCCGTCAGGAAAGCATGACCGAGCTGCGCACTGATCTGGCCACGCTCACCCGCGCGCTTGAGCGGGCCAAGGCGGGGCGCTAG
- a CDS encoding gamma-glutamylcyclotransferase — MTMWVFGYGSLVWNPGFEVAEQRLATLEGYARSFCMRSVHHRGTHENPGLVLALDAAAGASCQGVAMAVRGGQEADVLEYLRARELISSAYVERNLEVRMADGEIAQAVTYVIDAAHVQYCGGMPLEAQAEIIVAAHGGRGPNTEYLYNTAQHLAELGIADTDLEWLARRVRALAA; from the coding sequence ATGACAATGTGGGTGTTTGGCTATGGATCGCTGGTGTGGAACCCCGGTTTCGAGGTGGCTGAGCAACGGCTGGCTACGCTTGAGGGGTATGCACGCAGCTTTTGCATGCGCTCGGTCCATCATCGTGGCACCCATGAGAACCCTGGTCTGGTCCTCGCGCTGGACGCGGCAGCGGGCGCATCATGCCAAGGCGTTGCGATGGCGGTGCGCGGTGGGCAGGAGGCGGACGTGCTGGAATATCTGCGCGCGCGCGAGCTGATCTCCTCGGCCTATGTGGAGCGCAATCTTGAGGTGCGTATGGCCGATGGGGAGATAGCGCAGGCCGTCACCTATGTGATTGATGCCGCCCATGTGCAATATTGCGGCGGTATGCCCCTTGAGGCGCAAGCCGAGATCATCGTGGCGGCACATGGCGGGCGCGGACCAAATACTGAATATCTCTACAATACGGCCCAGCATCTGGCCGAGCTTGGCATCGCGGATACCGATCTGGAATGGCTGGCGCGGCGCGTCCGGGCGCTGGCTGCATAA